Below is a genomic region from Pseudomonas extremaustralis.
ATCGCCGCGATGGCCGCCTGGGCGCCCTCTTCGTCGGTCGTGCCTTTGATATCCGCACCCAACGCGCGGCCGACGTCGCTCAAGCGCTTGGCACTCACACTGGCATTGAAGCTTTGCACATGGGGCAGCAGCACCGCGTTGCACACGCCGTGGGGCAAGTCGTACAGGCCGCCCAACTGGTGGGCCATGGCGTGCACAAAACCCAGGGAGGCATTGTTGAAGGCCATGCCGGCGAGGAACTGGGCATACGCCATGTTTTCCCGCGCGGCCTTGTCGCTGCCGTCACGAACCGCCAGGCGCAGATTGGCACTGATCAGTTCGATGGCCTTGATCGCGCAGGCATCGGTGATCGGCGTGGCGGCGGTGGATACGTAGGCTTCGATGGCGTGCGTCAGGGCATCCATGCCGGTAGCCGCGGTGAGGCCTTTGGGCATGCCGACCATCAGCGTCGGGTCATTGACCGACAGCAGCGGCGTGACGTTGCGGTCGACGATGGCCATTTTCACGTGGCGGGTTTCGTCGGTGATGATGCAGAAGCGGGTCATCTCGCTGGCGGTGCCGGCGGTGGTGTTGATAGCCACCAGG
It encodes:
- the yiaY gene encoding L-threonine dehydrogenase; its protein translation is MSSTFFIPAVNIMGTDCLDEAMVAIRNYGFRKALIVTDAGMAKAGVASMIAEKLAMQDIDSVIYDGAKPNPNVENVEKGLALLKQSACDFVVSLGGGSPHDCAKGIALCATNGGHIGDYEGVDQSSKPQLPLVAINTTAGTASEMTRFCIITDETRHVKMAIVDRNVTPLLSVNDPTLMVGMPKGLTAATGMDALTHAIEAYVSTAATPITDACAIKAIELISANLRLAVRDGSDKAARENMAYAQFLAGMAFNNASLGFVHAMAHQLGGLYDLPHGVCNAVLLPHVQSFNASVSAKRLSDVGRALGADIKGTTDEEGAQAAIAAIRALSQDVEIPAGLRELGAKLQDIPLLATNALKDACGLTNPRRADQRQIEEIFRSAF